The following are encoded in a window of Kitasatospora fiedleri genomic DNA:
- a CDS encoding GlcG/HbpS family heme-binding protein yields the protein MKKLSTRTRVVTGAVTVVAVGAGVVGAVSASAETPQAAPAGAVHADVQNKNTFQSTHLTVEAATKAAQASLDAAAKAGQKVSVAVVDRNGSVIVELRGDGSGPQSFESAERKAYTAVSWNAPTSELVKRLAQAPNLKDIPGTLFLGGGAPVQVKGAPIAAVGVAGAPSADQDEQFAQAGVAVLNR from the coding sequence ATGAAGAAGCTGAGCACCCGCACCCGCGTCGTCACCGGTGCCGTCACGGTCGTCGCGGTCGGTGCCGGCGTCGTCGGTGCCGTCTCCGCCAGCGCCGAGACCCCGCAGGCGGCCCCGGCCGGCGCCGTCCACGCCGACGTGCAGAACAAGAACACCTTCCAGTCCACCCACCTGACGGTCGAGGCCGCCACCAAGGCCGCCCAGGCCAGCCTGGACGCCGCCGCCAAGGCCGGTCAGAAGGTCTCCGTCGCCGTCGTCGACCGCAACGGCAGCGTGATCGTCGAGCTGCGCGGCGACGGCTCGGGCCCGCAGTCCTTCGAGTCGGCCGAGCGCAAGGCGTACACCGCGGTGTCCTGGAACGCGCCGACCTCCGAGCTGGTCAAGCGCCTGGCCCAGGCCCCGAACCTGAAGGACATCCCCGGCACCCTGTTCCTGGGCGGCGGCGCCCCGGTCCAGGTCAAGGGCGCCCCGATCGCGGCCGTCGGCGTGGCCGGTGCTCCGAGCGCGGACCAGGACGAGCAGTTCGCCCAGGCGGGTGTGGCCGTGCTCAACAGGTGA